The Gaiellales bacterium genomic interval CGAGTCGAGCAGGCGCTGCAGCGTCGCGAGATCGGCCTCCGTCTCGTGCACCCGGATACCGTAGCCATCAGGCCGCGGCGGGCGGGATCCCCTGGCGGAAGCGGAACATTGGCTAGACAAGCCGATTCCGGCGGGTCTGGTGGGCTCTTGTGCACACGGAGTGCACACCGCCCCGACACAATCAACCGTCTCGGAGGATCACCTGCGAGTACGTGTCCAGCGTCATCGTCTTCTTGGCGTGTCCTAGATGTGCGGCGAGCATCGGCAGCGGCACGCCTCGGGCGACCTGCACGCTGGCGTAGTGGTGGCGAAGACCATGCGGCGAGTAGATGGCGATGCCGGCCGCCTGACACGCGCGGCGCATGACGACACGGAGCGTGTCCGGCGCCGCGCCGGGAAACACTCGCCGCTCCGGTGTCCGATCGTCCGGCGGTGTCGCGTCGACGACGGTCTGCATGAGTTTGGGCGATACGGCGACCCAGCGTCGGGCGGCCGCGCTCTTGCCGAACCGGACACGGAACCGCGACCCGGCAATGTCGACGTCTCTGAACTCCAGCGCGCGCAGGGTCGCCAGCCCGCATACCCGTCTCCGCGAGCGTCCGGAGCGACAGGCGCCACCGACTGGGGGCGTGACTCACGATCCTCACGACCTCGCCCTGAGACGGCGGCTCGAGCTCGACATGGTCTTCGCGCGGCAACCTCACCCGCTTGTCACGAGCCGGGTTCGAGTCCACCCCCGCATAGTCGAGAACTGCGCGCAGCGTCTGCATGTACTTCTTGAGGCTCGACGGCTTCATCGTCTGCACCGCGACCCATTCGGCGATCATGGGCGGCGTGATCGCGGCGGGGTCAAGATCACCGAATGGGACGCGCATCGCCTTCACCTGTGTTGCGATGCCGCTGCGTGTCTTGGCCGCAAGGTCAATGCGGCTAGCCTCGTACTCTGCCGCCCCTGTGGTGAACGTCTTTACGCTACGTGGCGCGCTTCGGCACCTTCTCGCCGCTGGTCGAGCCGCAGGCAGCGGCGACGGCGAGGATGAGCGCAGCTAGGGCGAGCAGTTTCACGAGCGGAGATTCTAGGTTCGGTGCTTCGTGGTATCGACCCCGCGGCCGGCGCGTCGACTACCTGACTGTCCGCCCGGGCGGGGGCGCCGAATGGGCGGTTTCCCTAGCTGGCCTGCTCCACGGCCCAAAACTTTGGGGCGGCCCCGTGGAGCAGGCGCGACGAGGCGGAATGTTACTTTGGCGCAGGCAGCGTCGTGGGGAGTGTTTGCGGAGGATGGAGTTGCGAGCCGATGAGAAGTTCGCCGCCGCGTGTATCGCGGCTGCGCTTGGCGACGTCGAGGTTCGGCAGCATGACGACGGTTCGAGCTCCGGCATGTTTGATCTCGAGATCCTGCGGGGCGTTGGTGCCGTCGAGGTCACCATGGCGATGGATGAGGACTGCCAGGAGTTGTGGCGGCTGGTGAAC includes:
- a CDS encoding tyrosine-type recombinase/integrase, which codes for MATLRALEFRDVDIAGSRFRVRFGKSAAARRWVAVSPKLMQTVVDATPPDDRTPERRVFPGAAPDTLRVVMRRACQAAGIAIYSPHGLRHHYASVQVARGVPLPMLAAHLGHAKKTMTLDTYSQVILRDG